GGATCAGGCCGAAGCCGCCGGAGATCATCATCGAGGCGGTGACGACGCTGGACAGGCCAAGCACCGCGCCGACCGACAGGTCGATGCCGGCAGTGATGATGACGAAGGTCATGCCGATGGCGATGATGCCGGTCTCCGACACGGCGCGCACGATGTTGGCGATGTTGTCTGGGTTGAGGAACAGGATCTCGCCGTGGCGGCGCGGCGAGAAGATGATGCCGCCGATCGCCACCAGCACCAGGCCGATCAGGCTCTGGAAGCGCACGATGAGCGCCAGCGGGTCGCGATGCTTTTGAGGCGCCGCCATCACCGGGCTCGCTGCCACTGGATTGTTGTCCTGAGACATCAGGCCTCCCTGCCGTTAGCCGCGGCCAGCACCGTGTGCTCGTCGACGCCGCCCAAAAATTCCGCCACATTGCGCCCCTGGCGCAGCACCACGATGCGGTCGCACAGACCGATCAGCTCCGGCATCTCGCTGGACGCCACCAGAATGCCCAGCCCTTGCGCCGCGAGTGCCCTGAGCCGCTGGTAGATCTCGCCCTTGGCGCCGACATCGACGCCGCGCGTCGGCTCGTCGAGCAGCAACAGGCGCGGATTGCCGAGGATTTCTTTTGCCAGCACCACCTTCTGCTGGTTGCCGCCGGACAGCGCGCCGACGGCGATATCAGGGTTCTTCGGCCGGATGTCGAACTGGCCGAAGGATTCCTTCACCGCCTCGGCCTGGCGGCGCGGCGAGACCAGCCAGTTCGGCGAGATTCTGGATATGACCGACATCACCAGGTTGAGGCCGACCGCCATGCGCAGCATCAGGCCCGAGCCCCGGCGGTCGTCGGTGACGAAGGCGATGCCGGCGTGGCGGGCAGCACTGATCGAATCCAGTTTCACCGGCTTGCCGCCGACAGCAACCTCGCCCTCCCAGCGGCCGGACAGGCCGGTGCCGTAGAGCGCGGACAACAGTTCGGTTCGCCCTGCCCCCATAATGCCGGCCAGGCCGACGATCTCGCCTTCATGGACATCGAGCGAAACACCTTGCGGCGCCTGCCAGCCGGCGCTATCGCGGGCGAGCTTGAAGCTGGCGTTCCTCAGGCTGAGCAGCGGCTTGCCCGCCGCTTTGGCGCGTTGCGGATAAAGCTCATCCAGCGGACGTCCGACCAGCAGGCGCACCAGCTCGGCTTGCGGCGCGTGCGGCTCGGTGATGCCGGCGACGCGACCGTCGCGCATCACCGTCACCCGGTCGGCAATGCCGGGCACTTCCTCCAGCCGATGCGAGATATAGACGATGCCGACGCCGGTGGCTGCGAGTTTTCTCATGATGTCGAACAGCCGCTCGACTTCGCCGACGGTAAGTGCTGCCGTCGGCTCGTCCATGATCAGCACGCGGGAGGCATAGGACAGCGCCTTGACGATCGCCACCACCTGGCGCTGGCCGATCGACAGATCGGCGACCATGGCAGCCGGATCGATGGCGATCTCGATCGCCTCCAGCCGCTTCTTGGCCTCGCGGCGCATTGCCGGCACGTCGAGGAAGCCGCCGGGACGCATCAGTTCGCGGCCGAGGAACAGATTGGCGGCGACGTCGAGCGACGGCACCAGGTCGAGCTCCTGGAAGATGGTGGCGATGCCTGCCGCTTGCGCCTCGCGCGGGTTGTTGAAGCGCACGGGTTTGCCGTCGATCTCGATCATGCCTTCGTCCGGCGTGTAGACGCCCGACAAAAGGTTCATCAGCGTCGACTTGCCGGCGCCGTTCTCGCCGAGCAGCGCATGGATTTCGCCGGCCTTGAGGTCGAAGTCGACGCCGCGCAGCGCCTGCACGCCGCCGAAGCGTTTGACGGCGCCGGTCATTACCAGCAGCGGCGCGGTCATGTTAGCCTCGTGTGGGTCGGCCTTCCGCAGGAGGCGCGCGCCCGCAGAGTCGCCTGCAGCCGCACCGAACGTGGCTCTGAACCGGTCGCCGCGATGCGGGCGCTGAGTAGCGCCGCCGCCTGCCTGCCGATCTCGGTGCAGGGCTGCGCCACCAGCGTCAGCCGCGGCTCGAAACAATCGGCCCATTCGAAATCGTCGAAGCCGGCCAGCGACAGATCGCCCGGAATGCTGAGGCCTTTTTCGCGGATGGCGCGGACGGCTCCGATCGTCGTCATGTTGTTGCCGGTGACCAGTGCGGTTGGTGGCGACGGCAGCGACAGGATGGCGTGGGTGGATGCGGTCGCCGCCGCCGTGTCGACATTCTCGGCCGAGAGATAGTGCGGCACGCACTCAAGTCCATTGGCGGCGAGCGAAGCCTGGAACGCCTCGATGCGCTCGCGCGTCGTCGTCAGGCCCGGCTGTCCGGCGATATAGCCGATGCGCTTGTGGCCGAAGGAGGCGACATGGTCGATCAGCGCGCGCATCGACGTTTCGTTCTCGACGCCGATCTGGTCGAAGCGCTGGTCGGCGAAACGGTCGATCAGAACGCATGGCATCTTCTTGTCGGCGAGATAGTCGATGGCCCGCTGCGGCGAGCCCGACGGCGCCAGGATGACGCCGTCGACGCGGCGCTGATGAAAAGCGCGCACCACCTGCAGTTCGCGGTCGGGATCCTCCTGGGTGTCCGACAGGAAGACCATCAGCCCGAGCCGCGCGCATTCGGC
This region of Mesorhizobium sp. C432A genomic DNA includes:
- a CDS encoding LacI family DNA-binding transcriptional regulator; translation: MPTMAEVARRAGVSVSTVSHVVNNTRFVSLEKARLINDAIAAMGYQPNELARSLKASTTNSVGLAISAISNPYFTDIICAVEAECARLGLMVFLSDTQEDPDRELQVVRAFHQRRVDGVILAPSGSPQRAIDYLADKKMPCVLIDRFADQRFDQIGVENETSMRALIDHVASFGHKRIGYIAGQPGLTTTRERIEAFQASLAANGLECVPHYLSAENVDTAAATASTHAILSLPSPPTALVTGNNMTTIGAVRAIREKGLSIPGDLSLAGFDDFEWADCFEPRLTLVAQPCTEIGRQAAALLSARIAATGSEPRSVRLQATLRARASCGRPTHTRLT
- a CDS encoding sugar ABC transporter ATP-binding protein, with amino-acid sequence MTAPLLVMTGAVKRFGGVQALRGVDFDLKAGEIHALLGENGAGKSTLMNLLSGVYTPDEGMIEIDGKPVRFNNPREAQAAGIATIFQELDLVPSLDVAANLFLGRELMRPGGFLDVPAMRREAKKRLEAIEIAIDPAAMVADLSIGQRQVVAIVKALSYASRVLIMDEPTAALTVGEVERLFDIMRKLAATGVGIVYISHRLEEVPGIADRVTVMRDGRVAGITEPHAPQAELVRLLVGRPLDELYPQRAKAAGKPLLSLRNASFKLARDSAGWQAPQGVSLDVHEGEIVGLAGIMGAGRTELLSALYGTGLSGRWEGEVAVGGKPVKLDSISAARHAGIAFVTDDRRGSGLMLRMAVGLNLVMSVISRISPNWLVSPRRQAEAVKESFGQFDIRPKNPDIAVGALSGGNQQKVVLAKEILGNPRLLLLDEPTRGVDVGAKGEIYQRLRALAAQGLGILVASSEMPELIGLCDRIVVLRQGRNVAEFLGGVDEHTVLAAANGREA